A genomic region of Chelmon rostratus isolate fCheRos1 chromosome 8, fCheRos1.pri, whole genome shotgun sequence contains the following coding sequences:
- the nradd gene encoding death domain-containing membrane protein NRADD, translating into MRPLVICALLLLKVTLGDACASGQFTEAGQCCSLCPAGFGVEVECGKEDTKCTACPQGTFSPSESIGPCLPCAKCPSSVPTLASCSATQDTQCECDVGFFFLSNHGLCAPCSTCSRGEGVIRECGPQGNTQCQMCGPGTFSEELRSTKPCQTCTQCSDSEVEIRACMPNSDTLCMDKKLHILSRPALDGPDGTRDAPRWPGVEEVTEEGEASPAPGTPKFTPQDEGGSNNILAYVSVLAAVVLGLLLYVAYKCWRSCKQKRALSKARAAELGASPEGEKLQSDSGVFLDSHSLQDNQPSKGTKRDSKQDNRLYINLPPHRQEEVERLLQEGGGRGWRQLGAALGYEPEQLDLFGRGEAPAHTLLSNWAQKEGSTLGLLCSALARIERADVVTALNCPTQGVSVV; encoded by the exons ATGAGACCGCTTGTCATCTGCGCGCTCCTGCTGTTAAAA GTTACTCTTGGAGATGCCTGTGCCAGTGGCCAGTTCACTGAAGCAGGGCAGTGTTGCAGTCTGTGTCCTGCTGGCTTTGGAGTGGAGGTAGAGTGTGGGAAAGAGGATACCAAGTGCACAGCATGCCCACAGG GAACATTTTCCCCATCTGAAAGCATCGGCCCTTGCCTTCCCTGTGCCAAGTGCCCGTCGAGTGTCCCCACGTTGGCCTCTTGCTCTGCCACTCAAGACACACAATGCGAGTGCGACGTCGGCTTCTTCTTTCTGAGCAACCACGGCCTGTGTGCTCCTTGCTCCACATGCAGTCGTGGCGAGGGTGTTATCCGGGAGTGTGGCCCACAGGGAAACACGCAGTGCCAGATGTGTGGCCCGGGAACATTTTCCGAGGAGCTGAGGAGCACCAAACCCTGCCAGACCTGCACCCAGTGCTCTGACAGTGAGGTGGAGATCCGTGCCTGCATGCCCAACTCTGACACGCTCTGCATGG ATAAGAAGCTGCACATTTTATCTCGTCCTGCTCTGGATGGGCCTGACGGGACCCGTGATGCTCCTCGCTGGCCAGGTGTTGAGGAGGTGACGGAGGAAGGGGAGGCCAGTCCTGCCCCTGGAACGCCCAAGTTTACCCCGCAGGATGAGGGTGGCAGCAACAACATTCTGGCCTATGTGTCTGTTCTGGCCGCCGTGGTGCTGGGTCTGCTTCTTTATGTGGCTTATAAATG cTGGAGATCATGTAAACAGAAGAGGGCTCTCTCTAAGGCTCGTGCAGCTGAGTTGGGAGCATCTCCAGAGGGAGAGAAGCTCCAGAGTGACAGTGGCGTTTTTCTGGACTCTCACAgcctgcaggacaaccagcccAGCAAAG GTACTAAGAGGGACAGCAAGCAGGACAATCGTTTGTACATCAACCTCCCCccccacagacaggaagaggtggagcgcctcctgcaggagggagggggccGGGGGTGGAGGCAGCTGGGCGCAGCGCTGGGCTATGAGCCCGAACAGCTGGACCTGTTTGGGCGCGGAGAGGCCCCCgctcacacactcctctctaACTGGGCCCAGAAAGAAGGCTCCACTCTGGGACTGCTGTGTTCTGCACTGGCTCGCATCGAAAGGGCTGATGTGGTAACAGCCCTCAACTGCCCCACACAGGGTGTTTCTGTGGTCTGA